In the genome of Malania oleifera isolate guangnan ecotype guangnan chromosome 5, ASM2987363v1, whole genome shotgun sequence, the window ttttcttaaaaacatcaatatttttgcAAAGCTTTTCAAATCATTTAGGGTTACACGTACATCCATGTAGTGGCTTTTGGGTGTTATCCAATCTTTTCACTAATAGTCTCGGCGAATTTGTGGTTCTCATCCTAAAAATCGacacattttttaaaatcatttgggatcatatatccatgaaaTGGCGTTCGGGTGTTCTCTATAAAATCAAGATTTCCATTTGGATTTTGTGATTttccacaaaaaataaaaaataaaaaaaatcaaatcatgtaaatttcaaatgtttttccaaatCAAGTGGATAGGTCAATTTGCACCTTGGCGATATcactattaaattaaattttatttaaatctaaaaGAAAAGTTCCCTCTAATGGCATGGCACTGGAAACAAAACCAGACCCCTGAACACTTCCACGCGTAAGACTGCACTTTATTCATCCACGACTCCACGTCACCAGTAACGACTTTTTAGCTACAATCTAATtgccccctttttgtttttctgaTAACCACGGAGAGTTTCCAATAATTAATCAATTATATATAGATGCAATTGTGCATAAATGCACGCATGCATGGGGGCTGACACTCTCGCCTCCCACGTGTGCCACCCCTGCCACTCCTTACCTCCTCCTCTTCCCACGTGTCTCATCCTTTCATCACCACCCCCGTCTCCCAGGTTAACCAGATAAACACGCTCTCCCCTATAAAAATTTGAAGCCCCTCcccctaaaaaaagaaaaaaaaaaactcaagaaaCCTGAAAGCCTCTCCCCCCtcaaactcctctctctctctctctctctatatccCCAATTCTCTCTCTCATCAAGCTCTACACCCAGCAGCTTTCATGGCGTCGTCCGACAACCTAAAACAGAGATTCAGAGATGATCACACCACCCCCGAGGACGTCAACACTAGCAGCAGCATTAATAGGCCCAGAAGGGAGAAGCGTATGGCGATGGCCAAACGCGGCCTTAGGTCACTGGCCATAGCCCTCGCCGTTCCCCTCGCTCTAACCCTCGTCTCCATCTACCTCTCGGGATCCGGACCCGGATACCTGCCCCACCAGCATAAGCCGGTTTTGCTCCCTCCTCGGTGGACCCTCCACTTGGCCTCCCTGGGCTCCACCTTCTTCGCAGGTCTCTCCGGGTGGCTGGTGTGGGCGGAGGGTGGGTTCCACAGCAACCCCACGGCGCTGTTTCTGTACGTGGCCCAGATGGGCCTGGGCTTCGCCTGGGAGCCTCTGGTCTTTGGGCTGGGCGCGACTCGGGTCGGTCTGGTGGCGTGCGTGGGGCTGTTCGGGTCTCTGGTCGCTTGTTCTCGGATCTTCAAGGAGGTGAACCCGATTGCGGGGGATATGCTTAAGCCTTGTTTGGGGTGGGCTGCGTCTCTGGCTTTTGTAAACCTTAAGCTTGTCAACATGTAATTAACTTTACGTACCAATGCCCATATTTGTAGGTAGctagcatgcatgcatgcatgtaatgATCGATATGTTACATGTAATGATCGATATGTTAATTATTAGTACGTGCTTTAATTTTGTGAATAATTTTCATCATGCATTGTTATATGGTTCACGTTGAAGAGcctattttttgtaattttaatttttaaggtttGGTGTGTTAAATATATACCCGTTGTAAATGTCAAACTTGTTTGGagttcatctctctctctctctctctctctctctctctctataactagGGTTCGTTTTGCATCCTTGAACATGGAAtgtaggattttttattttattttttgaaactttGGTGTGGCCAATAAATCACACAATTTTTAAAATAGAATTCCACATTAACTGGGggattgaaatttaaatttctgcTTAAATTTTGTATAGCTCATACAAATTTAAGTTAAAATTCATGCTCAGGAAATTAAAGTTAAATTGTTTTGAAGTTTCTTTTTCTACCCGAAAAAAGAGTGCGTTTTAATTGTGGAGTATAATTTTAAATCTGAAATCAATTGGGCATAAGGTGGGAGGatgtgttttaaaatttttgggtaatttttaattatattggtataaattaatgaataaaaatattttatttatataagttttaattatattggtataaatttttacttttaatagtgtttaatattagaaaaatataattaaaaataaatttttattactcttttattttctattttcaaatagaattcttaatttaaacaaactcttaaatatttttaagacCTATTATAACCAGCCATCCTGATATTAGAAAACTTAGGTTAGATTTGagttctattttctttttttgatatTTTGCAAGAGAAATCAGTGTTACTGATCATAAGGTACCAAAATTAGTACTAGCTTAATTTTGAGGAGGACCAAAGGGTTGAGCATAATTGGATTTTAATCAAATTATTCGGTTCGGTTACTTTGGTTTTATAATTTGGTTATTTTGTTTTCGGTTTGGTTACGAAGAAAGTGAATttcgattaaccgatttaatcaaattatttaattaattaataattaaatataaattatataatttagggTTCTTACAATtctctaaattttaaaaattgtcgaattatgtaattaatcatttaattaattaaaaattaaatataaattattaagttaaattttaaaagcatacatattatataattatattttttataattaattataatttaatttgattaaattcagttaattgaattaattgaaaattcGATTCGGTTGGTACAGTTCTGTTAAGGAGTGTGATTCGATTGTTCGGTTATAAACGATAGTTAACCGAAAAAATTCGATTAATTGGTCAACTACGTAATGCATTGCTTGATTTTATCTATCAATACGAATTTTACATATTAATCTTATCAAGATTTGGTAAAATGACATAAATCTCAATTCTAAAATTTTTAGATTCAAATCTCTCTCGTATTGAAAATCCTACAATGTTTTTTTTTAACACCTAGCATCAGACAAGCATAAACtttgttaataaaaaaattatattaattccaAATCTGAACCACCCCCGCCGGTGAGGTTTGACGATTTCATGATCTGTGGTGTGAGCTGGAGAGTTGACACTGTAAATAGAATAACCACAATCAACCTTCAAAATCTGAAAAACCCCGACAACACAAAACCGATGGCAATGGGGTGGAACGTGAGAACATGCATGCCATCTAAGTTCCAAACCTATAGCCCTAGCTTTGACCTCCTCCTGCTCTACTGCATCAAATCTATCCCAaacctaaaatttaaaattaaattgtaGAACCCTTTCATTTCTACATGTCTTATAATTTCTCTATCAGTAGTTGTGTATGAATAGTGTTGGAATATTGCTTCATGGATTGAACAACTAAAACTAAAATCTAAGGCTAAATCAGAAGAAGAGAAGCTGAgttagttaattttttaattagttaTCATAGATAGTTAAGTtgttagtttttcttttcttgtttcttgtgttGTATAAATACAACCATGTATTCTGTATTTTGTAATTTTGAAGAAAAGTAAATTTCAGTAAAATGCAAAgcttgacatggtatcagagcagtacATCTCAACTGCTACACTTTCGCAAACTTGCAGACTTGTTTACACAAATCCTCAGATTGCCACAGAAGAAAGGATTTGTTCAAGAAATCTATATCTGAAGCCAAACAAAGAAGTTGATGTATGACGAGTTGCTAGCATTGTTTCCAAGAGCTTATTAAACTGGTTTTTTGTCTCTGTTTTTCTTATTCTGCAATCCTTCTTTATTTTCCTGCATTTCTTGAATAAATTTCAGAAATGATTTCTGCTGATGAAAATTCTATCAGCTCTCATTCTTCTCATCGCACGATTAACCCTTCGGATGATTTATCCAGTCCATATTATTTGCATCCAAGTGATAATCCTGGTGCATTACTagtttctgaaatcttcaatggTGATAACTACATAGCATGGAGTCGATCAATCACCATTGCTTTGACGGTCAAAAATAAAGTAGCATTCATTGATGGTTCGATTCTTGCTCCTCCTGTTAATCACTGTACTCTCCATACTACTTGGCTACGAGCCAACAACCTGGTTCTTTCATGGTTAATGAATTCTCTttccaaagaaataaaaaatagtcTTCTTTATGTTACCTCTGCCGTTGATCTTTGGAAAGATCTGAAAACAAGATACCTAAGAAGTGATGGCCcaagagtttttcatcttgaaaaatctctAAGTTCAATTACTCAGGGCTCTTTATCAATTACTgaatattttaattctttcaagtCACTATGGGATGAGTATGTCAATTACAAGCCATTTCCAACTTGCAGCTGTGGAAAAATGGCAACATGCACCTGCAACTTGTTTGATGTTTTGTTGGTTAGATAACAATCTGATTATGTGTTAAAATTTTTTGTTGGTCTGAATGACTCCTATGCTCCAATTCGAAGTCAATTACTTATGGTTTCACCATTACCAAGCATGGCAAAAGTATTTTCTTTATTACTTCAAGAAGAAAGTCAAAGACAACTAAACAATGTTGTCAATAATGATACTCATGCTTTGATTGCCAAACAAAATACTCAGCCATATGTTCCTTCGACATTTTCTAAGGATAAACAGAAAAGATCTTCTTTATACTGCACTCATTGTGGATACAATGGCCATACGATAGAAAAATGTTTTCAGCTTCATGGTTATCCTCCTGGCTGGACTGGACCAAAGGGAAAGAGGAAACCACGCACTGCTCATGCTGCTGTGACAACACCTGAGATTTCTATCCAACATAGTAACGAAGATCAAAAGTTTTCTTTTACTTATGAGGAATTCAATAAATTGCTGGCACTTGCAAATTCTACTTCAGCTCCAATATCCACACAATCTTTTTCACCTATTGTCAACATTGCTGCTTCTCAATTTTCTGGTAATCCCTCAAATTTTTGTTATTCTGCATCTTCATCTTTACAGAATGTATCTTCATGGATTCTGGATACAGGTGCAACAGACCACATGGTATGTTCACCACTGTTATATTCTTCTTCTCCTAAACAAATCAATGTTTCCATAAATCTGCCAAATGGGAATTCTGTTCTAGCTTCACACATTGGCAACATTTGTCTCTCAAAAACACTTTCTTTAAATGATGTGTTATGTGTTCCCAGTTTTTCATTCAATTTATTGTCTGTTTCTAAACTGACAAAGCAATCTAATATTTGTGCTTCTTTCTTTGACTCCCATTGCCTTTTACAGGACCAATCgacaaagaagatgattgggattgcatttGAGAAACATGGACTGTACCACTTATCTCAAGCTACTTCAAAGGCTGCTTCTCATAACCACACCATGTTTCAATCTTCTTCATTAGCTTC includes:
- the LOC131156339 gene encoding translocator protein homolog; this translates as MASSDNLKQRFRDDHTTPEDVNTSSSINRPRREKRMAMAKRGLRSLAIALAVPLALTLVSIYLSGSGPGYLPHQHKPVLLPPRWTLHLASLGSTFFAGLSGWLVWAEGGFHSNPTALFLYVAQMGLGFAWEPLVFGLGATRVGLVACVGLFGSLVACSRIFKEVNPIAGDMLKPCLGWAASLAFVNLKLVNM